The Vicia villosa cultivar HV-30 ecotype Madison, WI unplaced genomic scaffold, Vvil1.0 ctg.001462F_1_1, whole genome shotgun sequence genome segment TCAGAAATATTCTTTCAGTCATTCGTCTAATCATTGGCTTCATATAAAAGGAGATTTGAAGCTTAATCAGAGTTCAGAGCATGTCTTTAAAACTTGGAGAGACTGAGACTTCAAAGTCTAAAGAGTTCAGAGTCTTGAGGCTTCAAAGGGGTTTAACAAGCTTGAAATACCAAATTCTTTCTCAGAGACAATCTGAATAGATTCTTGCAGAGGTATAGACTTGATAATCCATATGCTTGACTTCATTTAAACGTGCCTTTGTTTCTTCCTTTGGTTCAAAATGCGTCTGTAGTTCATagtcttctatcttcaaattTTGCTTAGGTCAGACTTCCAATATTCTTTGTACAGAGCCTGATGCGTCTATACTTGACTTCTTTAGAGTCAAAATCTGTTTTCGTTGACCTGCGCACTTAACAATTTAGTTAGAGTACAAAGTTGTTTTCTATACATATCATGCTTTGTTGTCATCAAAACTCAAAGATAGTTGTAGATtcaaacttgttccaacaaagAGCAAGTACACGATGGAGTTGGTCGGTAAGCATTTATCTCATCCAAATAGTATTCATTTCAATGAAGTACTCAAGATaaattttttatccttatttgaGAGTATTAAATTAGAATTTAAGTGTTGATACATGAACACAATCAACGTTGGAAAATCTTTCTTTAAGATCATTTCACATGTCTATTGAATTTTCATGAAAATTATTGTTTGAGCTATAGAGCCAAAAACAAAACTTATGAGGTAAGAATGTACCAAATAATTACATCTCTCCCATGCTGCTCAATTAAGATCTTCAAAATATGATATTTGCATGGATCCATCAATGATTGGTTACTTGATCTTGGATCCTAGAGCTCTGCACATGAACCTACTCCAAGTTACATAATTGTTTCTATTGAGAGTTTGTGTGATAGTTACACCATTTGGACCATTGCTTGGATGAATGTAGAATACTAAATCATTTTTCTAcatacaaaatttatattttatgtttttacaGGAGTTGATTGATCTAGGGGCAAGCACACTCTTAATCCCTGGGATGTTTCCAAAGGGATGCAATTCAGTCTATTTATCCATTTATGAAACCAAAGATATGAACCAATATGACTCATTTGGTTGCTTGAAATGGTTAAACGAATTTTGTGAGTCTTATAACCAGAAGCTCCAATATGAGATATTCAACCTTGGCAAAATTCATCCTCATGCTAAACTCATATATGCTGATTATTACAAAGCAGCATTATCATTAtatcaaaatcaatcaaaatttGGTAAGCAAATCCTCTCTTCTTCTAAAGTAAATTttagataaaatatttattttggtctcttaattatatttttgagttcagattgattttttaatttctttttatgtcACCTTGATCTCTTAACTttcaaaatgttttattttaatcatttttatctaATTAGCGATGAAAAAAACTTTGAAATCGTTCGTCAAATCCGTCTCTAATTAGATAAAAATGACTAAAATGAAATGTTTTAGAAGTTAAGGGACTAAGATGACACGAAAAATAATTAAAGGACCAATATGGACTTAAGGATATATAGgaccaaaacaaatattttaacttctttaatttataaatataccacttctttaatttattatttttaaagttatAAATATACCActtgtttaatttattatttttttctccttttttaatcatttaatttttattgttaacttctttttttaatatgataattttttctagtttataaaaaattgttaataTAATAACACAGATTAACATCTTAGTCTCATATACTCATCATAAATTTTTCTAGTTTGAAGTTAtactttaataatatttattagaacacacattttcttttatatttttatagttATTAACTAATGTTGTTTAATACTATTTACAATTATATAAATGATGATTGTTATGGGGAAGGATTCAGTCTAGGACTTAATTTCACAAAATTTTAACTTGATATTAATGCAGGTTTTATAGGTCTCAAAACCTGTTGTGGGAAGGGAGGTCGATATAATTTAAGTGTGAATCAAACTTGTGGCATGCCAAGtgtgaatgcatgtgatgatccTTCTAAATATATTTCGTGGGATGGTCTTCATTTGACGGAGGCTGCATATAGATTGATGGCTGATGGTATCATTAATGGATCCTATACTATCCCCAAATTTAGTATCTTGTCCTCCAAGAAACCCAATGAAGAGCAAAGGTTTAAAAAACGGTCGCTGCCGCGTCACGGTCGCATATAGGCTTTTACAAATTTGGTTGCTGGTACGTATGTCGCGATATTGATTGCGGTCGTCGCAATTTTAATTAGTCTTAATTtattctttaataaaaataataatagtaacaatATCAATATTGTTATTTGTCAAAACCGTTTTCTCGTGGTCGTTTTTACGGTGGCGGATTGAAAAGTTGCTCAAGAGCATGGAGACACTCTTCCTTAAACACACTCTTAGTTATTGGGAAACATtagctattttttttcttttctgaatCTCTTATTTTATTGAGCACTTCTATTATATTTAGATTTCAAATTACCTTCCTAATGAAAACAAAGCATTCACCTCTACTTCATTGTTTAATTGTGAAAGACTTTAACAATATGAACTTGCATATATTCAAGTTTTGCTTTTCTGGTATATGGTGCAGCAgtcttataaatttaaaaatatacatttttttaaaattaatttttttgcaaatttttcaaaaatggtaaaaaattatttaaacttatttatttataagttaaaagagtaattttgaattttagtaatttgaatatttatcattaaatattttaacataataaaataatacataatttttaaaataaacatattttaaaaactatttttatgaaaaaacttcaaaagatatttaaatttaagtaattttttaaaattttaatacatAAAGAAccataacaaaataataaaattatccaAATAAAATATACTATAATCATCAAGTAGGTTTGGATTCCATATATCAAAATGTAAccgttaaattttttatttagcaTGATAAGTCTATAATTAGGGGTGGACAACACTTCGGTTTGGATTCGGGGCCAAGCCATTGAACCGAACCAATCCACGTGTGAGATGGTCAGGCCCAACTTTCGACCGTTTAACCCTTCGTTTTTTTTGGGTTCGGTTTAAAACAGTTCGGTTAGCAACATCGATTTTTTTTCGGTTAATTTTATTGggtcaatttgatttttaaacccAAAATGAAGTCAATAAATTCTAGTTTTTTAAGTTTAACTTAACTCAATTGTTGGCCAATTAATATTTCTAGCCCAACTAAATTCATTTTTTCcattttaaaatttgtaattAATTATCTTCACTTAACTaccatattaaaaaaattatattattatattttatttttacataaaaaataaaattaccttaacaaaaattattttaattaaaaattaaaaaacatagtaaaaacaaaatataaagtgtttcaaatatattattattacaatTTAAATTGAATATCAATCCTTCTGTGACATAAAATGTGATATGTCCATACTTCCACCATATCATCCTTGAGATACCTTCATATTCATGTAGTACTTGTCAAACATTTAAACAGAGTAATAATACTCATCAATGTTCAAACATTAAAACTAATTAATACTCAATaacattcaaaaaaattatttagtattgaataaatgataatatttgatttgaCTCAATAAAATGAAAGTTCAATAAATTTTCATAATATcaggaaaaaacacatttttattgaTTTCTTCATAGAAAATGTTTCAGTGGATTTCTTCAGTTCAATGTGAGGACATGCTTAAAGTTATTATATTTTTCTGCAATTGAAATGGCAGGAAAGGTATTAGAAAGACCATAAGAACTAACAAGCATAAGGAACCATTGATACATCATATGAACATGATAATAAACATCATATTAAATAATGAAACAAAAACACTTACAGTGGAATAATGTTAGACCCTATTGTTTAGAGAGACCCTTTTTTAAGATCTATAATTTCAGGAAACTTTATATCTTTcaagttgcaacaagattaaacaattagaaaaaaaatcagaATAATCAAAACCTTATCAAAGATAAGAATCAGGGGCTGATGACAAATTCTTAAGAACTATTACCTTAAAAGAAGAATCACCTTCATTACATCACTTTGTTGAATCTAACTAAAATTAGatagaaaaaaaggaaaattcttCAACAACTAGGTAATTAGAATACTCATTAGCCTTAAGTGTTTAcgaagatttttgttgtttagagAGTCCCCTTTTCAAGATCTATAATTTCAGGAAACTTTAGATCTTTCAAGCTGCAAGAAGATTaaacaattagaaaaaaaatcagaATAAGCAAAACCTTATCAAAGATAAGAATCACAGGCTGATGTCAAAATCTTAAGAACTAGTACCTTAAAAGAAGAATCACCTTCATTACATCACTTTGTTGAACCTAACTAGAATTAGATAGAAAAATAGGAAAAATCTTCAACAAGGTAATTAGAATACTCCTTGGCCTTAAGTGTTTACCAAGATCTTTGTTGTTTAGAGAGTTCCCTTTTCAAGATCTATAATTTTAGGAAGCTTTAGATCTTTCAAGCTGCAACAAGATTaaacaattagaaaaaaaatcagaATAATCAAAACCTTATTAAAGATAAGAATCACAGGCTGATGTCAAAATCTTAAGAACTATTACCTTAAAAGAAGAATCACCTTCATTACATCACTTTGTTGAACCTAACTAAAATTAGATAGAAAAATAGGAAAAATCTCCAACAACTAGGTAAATAGAATACTCCTTGGCCTTAAGTGTTTACCAATATCTTTGTTGTTTAGGGAGTTCCCTTTTCAAGATCCATAATTTTATGAAGCTTTAGATCTTTCAAGCTGCAACAAGATTAAACAAGTTAGAAAAAATCAGAATGACCAAAACCTTATCAATGATAAGAATCAAAGGCTGATGTCAAAATCACAAAAACTATTACCTTAAAAGAAGAATCACCTTCATTACATCACTTTGTTGAACCTAACAAAAACTTGATAGAAAAATaggaaaaatcttcaaaaactaGGTAAATAAAATACTCCTTGGCCTTAAGTGTTTACCACGGTCTTTGTTGTTTAGGGAGTTCCCTTTTAAAGATCCATAATTTTAGGAAGCTTTAGATCTTTCAAGCTGCAACAAGATTAAACGAATTAGAAAAAATCAGAATGATCAAAACCTTATCAATGATAAGAATCACTGGCTGATGTCAAAATCATAAGAACGATTACCTTAAAAGAAGAATCACCTTCATTACATCACTTTGTTGAACCTAACAAAAATTAGATAGAAAAATAGGAAAAATCTTCAACAACTAGGTAATTAGAATACTCCTTGGCCTTAAGTGTTTACCAAGATCTTTGTTGTTTAGAGAGTCCCCTTTTCAAGATCTATAATTCCAGGAAACTTTAGATCTTTCAAGCTGCAACAAGATTaaacaattagaaaaaaaaatcagaataGGCAAAACGTTATCAAAGATAAGAATCACAGGCTAATGTCAAAATCTTAAGAACTATTACCTTAAAAGAAGAATCACCTTCATTACATCACTTTGTTGAACCTAACTAAAATTAGATTGACAAATAGGAAAAATCTTCAACAACTAGGTAAATAGAATACTCCTTGGCCTTAAGTGTTTACCAAGATCTTTGTTGTTTAGGGAGTTCCCTTTTCAAGATCCATAATTTTATGAAGCTTTAGATCTTTCAAGCTGCAACAAGATTAAACAAATTAGAAAATAATCAGAATAATCAAAACCTTATCAATGATAAGAATCACAAGCTGATGTCAAAATCATAAGAACTATAGCCTTAAAAGAAGAATCACCATCATTACATTACTTTGTTGAACCTAACATAAATTAGATAGAAAAATAGGAAAAATCTTCAATAACTAGGTAATTAGAATACTCCTTGGCCTTAGGTGTTTACCAAGATCTTTGTTGTTTAGGGAGTTCCCTTTTCAAGATCCATAATTTTAGGAAGCTTTAGATCTTTCAAGCTGCAACAAGATTAAACAAATTAGAAAAAATCAGAATGATCAAAATATTATCAATGATAAGAATCACAGGCTGATGTCAAAATCATAAGAACTATTACCTTAAAAAAAGAATCACCTTCATTACATCACTTTGTTGAACCTAAAAATTAAAGCACGAGTAAGATCAAAACAAATTGACTTAATCTTAAAAGTTCCCAAAAACTCAAATGCTAACCATATATCTAGATTACTTATAGagaaaaatcaacaacaacttaCCTTTTGTAAGATTAACTTCATCAGAGTACCACATCTGATAGCTTTAAGTTAGTCAAGCAccagaaaaaataaaatacttatgAAAGAAAGATGAAAATGAGAATTATTTCCGAATGAGTGTGTAATCCAAACAAATCGGGAACTACAAACAAATATAAAGTGTAGTTTTTTTTAAAGGATTCTCTAATAATAAGTTGTTATGATCTTTTTCTGGATTTGGCGTTATGGTTTGGTTTCACAACTGATATGTGAGTAAGGTAATGAAAACATTGAAGGTGGTGGtgatgaaaacatcgaaggtgGTGGTTTTTCTAAGATCTAGAGATAAGGttaaaaggttgaagatgaagaacatATGAGAGGAGAGAGGGGGGGCACTAGTTGGAAGAACAAAGAaaaatgaagtgagaaaattggGTTATCTTCTGAAACCCTAGTaatgttaataaataataaaaagtaaTAAATGAGATCGGTCGGATTCGGTCACCGAGGGATCCAATATTTTAATCGAATTGAACCGAAATAGACCACTATAAACCAAATGAATCACCCATTTAACCCGTGACCTGATTTTATTCGAcccaaattatttattttaatttggacTGGTCGGTTATACTCGGATGGCTTTCTTTTGTCCACCCCTATCTATAATGATGAGGAGTATATGTTGTGAGTCGATTGGAGCTTGAGCCATTTATGATTAGCTGAAGGTACCAAAGCTGTTTGTTAAGGCAAGCATACAACCTGGTCATATTTCTTcatatttagaacaaaaataaTTGGATCTTAATGATTTGTTTCAGGCTTGGTATTTGAATTTTGAGAATCTTGTATAGTACTACTAGATGCTTAGATTATGAAAGTTTGTTTACTTAAGGATAACCATGTTTCTAATAACAAAACTCAATGGTGTGGCCATACCTATTACAATGAGTGTAATATCTTGAAGTATTCTTGCTGTTACCTTCATTGTTGAAACCTCTGCCTCGACTTTAACTCCTCTTTTCATCATAAACATTTTCTAGGATATAGAATTCATTAAAAACATGTGTTGTAGTAGTATTGATTTCTTCTTGTGCAAATAAATAATAGACATTATTTATGGACGAAAGTGATTCCATAAATAATACCTATTTGAGGGGTATTAAATTAGAATATAACTGTAAAAACATGAACACAATAAATTTTGCAAAATCTTTCTTTTAAGATCATTCCACACATCTAtttaattttcataaaatttatgTTTTGAAGTATATAGTCAGAAACAAATTTGATGAGCCAAGAATGTACCAAATGATTACATCCCACTTATGTTGCTCAATTAAGATCCTTAAAATATGATATTTGCATGGATCCATTAATGATTGGTAGTAGAAGGCCGTTGTAATATTGTGTtgcgaaaatatattttgtagTAGGGCTAGCAATAATCTTGAAGCTTATATGGGGAAAGATATGAAATGTCGCCAGCTCATTTTTGTCCGATCTATCAGAGTTAACAGAGTATTGTAAAAGTAAGATAGTAGCTTAAGAGTACTAAGGCAACTCATACACTCACTTAAaaatccttttcaattttttttatcatacaaATTATTTTCTAAGTCAAGCCAAGTGATTAAGAAGCTGTCTAATCTCCTTTCAAAGTCTTTTTGAACTAACCAACCAATTGGATAGTTAAGCCAATCGAATGACAACACTTTTTCTGTTATCTAATGGATTAGAACTTTATGCTAACTCATTAGAAAATTTCTTATCGATTAACCAAGCGATGGGGATAGCATCTAAATAACCTAAAACATCTATATATCATATATTTCCTTTTTGTCctgcaaatatttaaaaaatgtgttttctaatcgattagaagGTTTTTCAATATCAGATTTTAATAAGGTTCATGACCATAATTTGTTAAAAGCTCAAAATATATAGTGAGAATTTCAAGAAGACCTCTTGGAGACAAGACTAGGCCAACATTCAGCCAAACATGTATAAATGTTTGGTTCAATTACTATAActttatcttttttctttctgcAATTTACTATTCTATATTTTATTTCCGCTGTGATTACACACTTAAAATTTACTAATACAATCTTAAtcgaaaaacattaaaattaatcATGAATTTTGAATAccataattcacccccctcttatgCTTGAGATCACTTGTccaacaagtggcatcagagcCTAACTCTTGTTAATGACAAATCCTCCCAGGAAAGATGACTTCAATCTATTCATTAAACAAATCCACATACTTCAATAAAGATGAGTATGAGTtgtggaaagagaaaataaaGTTTTTCATAAAGAAAATGCATCATGGTATTTGGAAAGTTGTGAAAGAAGGGCCATTTGTTTCTTCACACAAAGTTTATGGTGTTGTAGTAGACAAACCTGAAAAGGATTGGTCCAAAGAAGATAAAGAGAATGTGTAACGTGGTTTCAAAGCTAAGAACATCCTCATCTCCACACTTGGTCTTGATGAATTCCTACGAATTTTTCACTACGAAACTGCAAAATAAATGTGGGACATCCCTCAAATCTCCATGAAGTTACTACTGACGTGAAAAGGGCAAGGTCTTGAAACAAACCTCGGTTTTATGGCAAATTATCAAGATGATGAGGTAACCGCTCATTTTCTTATCAAGATTTATTTCTTCTTTGTAATAAGCTAACAAAAGAAATGACTAAATTAGAAGAATTATCTTTACCTCCAAAGAAACTATCTCTTCCCttgaattgaaaaataaaaactctTCGGAAGAAAAAGAAAGTCTTAGAGAGAGACAATATGATCTAATTTAAAAATCTTCCTCATCTCATAAGACTTTAGACGAATCTATAAAGTGTGAGCAATGTgacattttgaaaaataaaattgatgatcTTTAAAACACACTTGATAAATTCACTAAAGGAACAAACAACTTGAAACTTTTGTTAGGAAACCAAAGGGAGTCTTATAATAAGGATGGTCTCGGTTATGAACCTAAGAAAAATAGTAAAAGCTTTAGCAATATTTGAAATGCCAAACAAACATCTAAATACAAAACCCTAAAATGCAATTATTGTAATAAAGATGGCCATATTGTCATGTCTTATTCTATCAAAAAGAGTCACGAGAGCAAAGAAGAAAATCCTCCTTCATACATATTACCTTTGTGAACAAAACCCTAGTAGGTAGAAGTAGAAGTTGTTGCTTTTGTAGGTATCCCGTAGAAAACATCATTGGAAGAGGACaatcaagaaaaagaaaaatgtcaAAAGTCCAAATGAAGAAACTCAAGAAGTCAACTTAAGAGAATCGATGTCTAACTATAGAATGAAGGACTATCTCACCCAAAATGTTAATGGAGATATTTCTAAAGAAAATACATCTCAACACTCCTTTAGTATGGATGTATCTAATATCAAAATATAGGATAGCTTCTTGAAGTGGTTACCTAATGACGCTTGTCTAGATAGTCTTTTTGTTAATAATATCCCTCAACGGATGTGATCAAGGTGTTGACTTTGGTTGTGTCATTCAACGGATGCGGCAATGGAGCCTATTAAAGGTTAATATGATAAATAATGGATTTATCAGTCCTAATGGTTGAGCAAAGTCTCGTATCAAACAACAATAAAATTCATAACACATAGAACCACAAGAAAAATAACACCGTTATATATTAGATTTGGCAAGGGAACAACATTAAAATCACTAAGACGATACAATATATTAGCCTTTGAGTAAGTAAATGACGTGCGAGAGGTTTCAAACACTTTGAATAAAAGTGAACCATTGTTAAAGAAATCGCGTAAGTGAATCTTATTAGCAAGAGTGTTGGTAGAAAGACACTCCAAAGACAAGCAACATTAAACGCTTCATTTTATAATGAGATATCAATGAGAACTTGTGTATGAATCGATGCTCAAACGAGGCAATAGAGGTATTTCTAAAATGTAAGATTATTATATTTTGGATCATATTGCTCTCATGCTGGGGAGGATGTCATATAGCACAAGTCTCAAAGGTCTTTAAGTAAGTACTTAAGCATATGAAGAACCATCTTTTAGGCCGTGTAAGGTGGGCTACCGTGCAGAGACTTAAATTTGTCAGAGTTAAAATTTAGTTAAATAGAATCTCATAAAATAAATGTATcatattaaatcattattaaataACGCCTCTACTTTTTTGTCATGGTTAAATTGTGACTAACCTACACATGATCTCCAAAAATTTGAGACGGCTCTCAACACATGCACCTAAGCATGTTACTTTGAGATTGTAGACTGTCAGAGCCATGCCTTACAAGATCTCTAGGCTCATCACCAAGTGAAGAGCCTAATAACCCAACATAAACACGTCCATACAACAACATATGTTTGATTTCACTCGATCAAGTATAActataaaatacaattaaaaacgTAACGTAAAAGGTCGCGATAACAATTATCAGACATCATGGACTATCAACAAATCCATAATGGGGATAAACATGGTGTTCTACTTCTTTATATACAGAGGTTCAACTAAGAATCCAAGATAATCCATTTTTAACCATAAACTTAAACTTACAGAGCTTCCATCATAAACCTAAACATTCACGATAAAATCTATTGATTTAAGGAGTAAACTTTGCTATGAATAAATTTGTTTTAtagtttattataaaaataaatttcattaatgtaatagttaattatttcgtaatatattaataattaattatatggtTAAATATACAACTCCCTCTGTAATGGTAGCGAGTTTTTGTTTTAGCTcctgtaaaaaaatatttttagatccCCACTCGCAATGTACAGATTCCCTCAATATGTTCCCTGTTGAACTTAGATTCCATTTTTAATGGAGCTGCCAGTCTTGttggaattttttttctttttcaaattattttggtatttgccacgtggtatttttttaattttcaattattttttaatccatgtgaaatttttaaattatttttaaatttttaatctttttttcttttttaattatatattatattttgcaTGTAGTTTAGAATTTCTAAAATGTTTTGAATATGCTACACCAACTTTGAAAATGTTTTAGATATAGCCCATTTGTCCTGCTATTTTGTACACACAATATGCATTATTTATTCTTGTTACGAAACAGTATGGTATTTATGCTCAAGTAATTGAACTGTATATAACATTATTTACTTGTATGAAGAAATTGTAAATGTGTACTAGGCACTTGTTTTTAAGGAATTACTACCCTTGGTGATAATTGAAATATGCAATCCATCACTTCTTCTAACAAGGCGGCTTACTATCATATATATAAAACCTTATATTTTTCACACTATGAAAAGTTAGTGTCCTAGTACAACTGTACAACCATGTATTACATCACACAAAATTTGGCTAAGACAAATCTCTAGATTTCCagatttttttaacaattttcaACGAAGATTCCATGACATCCTAGTGGGTTCTACACCACTTTGAAATCAAAT includes the following:
- the LOC131635275 gene encoding GDSL esterase/lipase At1g28610-like translates to MELVGKHLSHPNSIHFNEELIDLGASTLLIPGMFPKGCNSVYLSIYETKDMNQYDSFGCLKWLNEFCESYNQKLQYEIFNLGKIHPHAKLIYADYYKAALSLYQNQSKFGFIGLKTCCGKGGRYNLSVNQTCGMPSVNACDDPSKYISWDGLHLTEAAYRLMADGIINGSYTIPKFSILSSKKPNEEQRFKKRSLPRHGRI